CCACCTCGCGGGTGAGGTGCCCCTTGGCCGGTCCCCCGATGGAGGGGTTGCAGGGCATCATGGCGGCGTTGTCCAGCAGGAGGTTCAGGAGGAGGGTCCTCGCCCCCATCCTGGCC
The window above is part of the Thermovirga sp. genome. Proteins encoded here:
- a CDS encoding FAD-dependent oxidoreductase, with the translated sequence MADDRSFDVIVVGGGHAGCEAALASARMGARTLLLNLLLDNAAMMPCNPSIGGPAKGHLTREV